catcaaaacacaaaacaaaagttTAGGGAGGTGCAAGAGATAAAAAAGTATTATACTTATATTAGGTGAATCTCTGAATCAACCTAAAAATAGAAAgatatacatagcataatactgtaacacttTATAGACAAAATAAatcggaggtaatgggtcactcacgatctgtagAGCCTTATGAAGCAGGCTCTAACTATGAAAGCTtagaataataagcttattcacgCTATCTCCACTAATATCTGGTAGTAAGGTACTTCTCCCACACCACGGATACCACAGCAAGATTGGATTAGggtaaaaaagttttactttcacaaaaaatgcaataaaacaagGCACTAGTCAAGTGTTAGTGTGTATAGCAAaatgtgtgtttagtagtgtgtcTTTAGCAGAGTATAttggtgtagcagtgtgtgtttctaGTAGAATGTGGGtgtttatcagtgtgtgtcaatgtgtatctgtatgtgtgcctagtAGTGTGTATTGACGAGAGCCTGGTCAGTAGGTTTGTAAGGGGCCCGAAGAATTATGATGGTAGCCCTGCTTTGGGGGTGATGTCTTTTGCTAAATATGTAATTTACAATTAAAGAATATTGAGCACCACTTGAAAAAAGTGTTAGACAAGTATAAGGTGAGGTTTTATAATTTATTAAGTGATGTAACTTACAGAGAAGTGACATTCCCCTTTTAAGGCAGATTAAAACAATTTTCAGCCCAACTTCTTTTTTTGATGGAGTAAAATGCAGGTTAATTGATACTTAGGTGAAAGGTATAAGAATTGTATGAAGGGACATTCAGATGGTTGAATAAGagaacattcccaccatatgtccTGTAGGGAAGCCTCTAGTTTGATGCATCTACATCACCAATTGACCTGGGGGAGATATATTATAATATAGTGATGGGGTTCTGTACCAAATGGAAACTAGTTTATATTAGTTGTCTTAATACTTGcctgaaataaatacattttgtgtcCTAAGCTTATGGTGTTATGGTCATGTTTAGGTTCTCGTTATTTCTAAGGTGAAATTTGGTAATTTAATATTAGTGCTCTCACTCAAGTCACTTAGAAATTACAGAAATATCATGTGTTAGAGAATCTCATCTTAGACAAAAAAGGAGCTTATTGGAGCAAATTTTAGGTCCTTTAGAAAATAAATAAGCTAAAAACTGTGGAATTTGGATAGTTGAAAAAGATAAACAAAGAATGAGCATGACAAAATGTCAAAGCAACTAGGTTATTATTTGAATAGGGGACTAATGTTCATAAAAGTTGGGTTATCAGTAATTGTAAGCTTAAGAAAGGAAAATGAATGAAGGATACATTTTGAGACACAGTTTCCAAAAGTGTAGGGTCAGAGAAGTGAGAATGATCTTTCAAATGAGCTCAGTGCTTTCCATGAAAATATCAACAGTATGTTAGCGTTCCTGTGCAGGTGATATCTATAATTCATGTAATGTTTAAGAGGATCAGTGTACATAAGTTGCAAGTAATGTGTAGAATGTAGAATTCATGAAGTCCCATGTATCAACAGTAATTTTATGAGCTGATATTTTACGAAATAGTTTATGTTGTCAGACTATATgtgcaaatacaaaatatataactgtAAACTCTGTACCTTTTAATGTATCTTGTAGATCTACTGTTCTTTAACATTTTTGCCTCTTAAAAACGTAACTACATGTTTTGTATTGTCCACATATTACACTGTTTCAGGCAATTTACTAATGAAACAAACCTCTGttgcttatttgtatttttaggCTGATCAATGTTATGGTCTTCAAGGATTTCTCGTCTTCCATAGTTTTGGAGGTGGTACAGGTTCAGGATTCACATCACTGCTGATGGAGCGTCTTTCTGTTGACTATGGCAAGAAGTCCAAACTTGAGTTCTCAGTCTATCCTGCTCCAAGGATCTCCACTGCCGTGGTTGAACCTTATAATGCCATCCTTACAACACACACAACTCTAGAACATTCTGACTGTGCATTTATGGTGGATAATGAGGCAATTTATGATATCTGCAAATGTAACTTGGACATTGAGCGTCCTTCTTATACCAATCTGAACAGATTAATAGGTCAAATAGTTTCTTCAATTACAGCCTCACTAAGGTTTGATGGTGCGCTGAATGTGGATCTAACAGAGTTCCAAACCAACCTGGTGCCATATCCAAGAATCCATTTCCCATTAGTTACTTATTCACCCATTATATCATCAGAAAAAGCTTACCATGAACAGCTGTCCGTTCTGGAGATCACCAATGCTTGCTTTGACTATTCAAATCAGATGGTGAAATGTGACCCTCGACGTGGTAAATACATGGCTTGCTGCCTTCTATACAGAGGTGATGTGGTGCCAAAAGATGTTAATGCAGCAATAGCAGCAATTAAAACCAGGAGGAGCATCCAGTTTGTAGATTGGTGTCCTACTGGGTTTAAAGTGGGAATAAACTACCAGCCCCCAACTGTGGTTCAGGGAGAACATCTGGCTAAAGTAGAACGTGCTGTCTGTATGCTGAGTAACACTACTGCCATTGCAGAAGCCTGGGCTAGACTAGACCATAAGTTTGACTTGATGTATGCCAAGAGAGCATTTGTACATTGGTATGTTGGAGAGGGAATGGAGGAAGGGGAGTTCTCTGAGGCAAGAGAGGATATGGCTGCTTTAGAAAAGGATTATGAAGAGGTAGGAAGAGAATCAAGCTATAGTGATGATGATGAAGATGAATATTGAACCAGGTAGTAGAGTGCAGCACACAAGTGAATTGGCGCACAATGAGCCCTGTGGGGGAGGTCCACCTGTCCCCTATGTACATCCAAATGTATAGAACCACAGGCTTCTCAGTGCCGGGGTGAAAGATCAAATGTGTTTTATTATGGtccaaaagacaaaacaaagataCAATGTTTTGGTCGTCAGGCCTTAATCATGTGTAATCATACATGATTAAGGTCTTACGGCCGAAACGTTGTATTTTTGTTTAGTCTTTTGaactataataaaatacatttaatcttTTTACCCTGCACTAAGAAGCCTGTGGTTCTACTTTTGAAGatgaatattgtatattttttccaCATACTATTCTGACACTCTCTATATTCTATACTAATGCAAGTTTTTGAAGGGGAGATGAGAAATCCATTCCTGGCTGTGCCTGGAATGAACTAGACTGCAGGACTGCCATCGGGGAGATAATACTCCGTTAAGGGGCTTCATCAAATTTTGTGACCCATATTGACCAGACCATATTGCAGAACTTGATTTGAGTGGATGAGTCTCTTTACCATTCTTCACTTCTGTGCACCAGCACAGGGaaaagtgggaggggggggggggggtagggggggatgGGTGATGTCAGATTACTTCCTCTCAGTGCTCATGAAGTGGAAGCCATGTGAGAGGTGAGGACAGGAGGATGCAGTCCACTATTTGCCCGATCCCCACGTGGAAAATGCCTGGCTTGCTGCCTTCTATATCAAGTGATGTGGTacccaaagacatcagtcttTGCAGCTATAGCGGCAACTTAAACCAAGAGGACCATTTAGTTTGTAGATTGGTGTCCTACATGGTTTAAAGAAGGATACATTACCATCCCCTAATTGTGGTTCAAGGAGAACATATGGCTATATGGCTATGTTGAACCTATTGTCTGGATGCTGAGAAACACAATTGCCATTGCAGAGGTTTGGGCTAGACTAGACCACAAGTTTGACTTGATGTATGCAAAAAGAACCTTTATACATTGGTAATTTGAAGAAGGAATGGAGGAAGAAGAGTTCGCTAAGGTGAGAGAGGATATAGCTGCTTTAGAAAAGGATTATGAAGAAGTGGGAAGAGAATCAAGCTacagtgatgatgatgatgatgatgatgatgatgataatgatgaTAATGATGAATATTGATGTCTTTTACATACTATTCTCTGTACTAATGTAAGTTTTAGaataaaaaacaagcaaaccTAGATTTATATGCTTTCTACAAGCTAgtgaacaaataattaaaaaaatatatattactaacCTAGTTTGCTATATCTGTGACTTCTAACAGCATAAATGTGTTTGAATCTTGCCCTAAATATATTtggtataataaaaaaatatatataatacatcatATTCTGTCTTTGTTATTTAACCTGGGCAGTGCAAAAATTCAGTGAGCATGATGACGTGTAAGAAACAAGAACAGCCAGATAAGATGCTGAttgaatgttttgttttgtttttgtttttttggtgagGGATGTTGTTGAtgttaaggttaaaaaaaaaaaaaagttagatcaTGACCtgatagtgaggaattttctctgtcaGGAATTTCCCGTTGCCATGGtcttttgtatcaatttgcaactcCTTGTCCCCAA
This Pelobates fuscus isolate aPelFus1 chromosome 3, aPelFus1.pri, whole genome shotgun sequence DNA region includes the following protein-coding sequences:
- the LOC134602861 gene encoding tubulin alpha-8 chain-like: MACFQRECISVHIGQAGVQMGNACWELYCLEHGIHPTGIAADERSYIMDSSFGTFFSETSKGKCVPRAVFVDLEETVIDEIKIGKYRSLFHPEQLITGKEDAANNYARGHYTIGKEIVDSVLDMIRKQADQCYGLQGFLVFHSFGGGTGSGFTSLLMERLSVDYGKKSKLEFSVYPAPRISTAVVEPYNAILTTHTTLEHSDCAFMVDNEAIYDICKCNLDIERPSYTNLNRLIGQIVSSITASLRFDGALNVDLTEFQTNLVPYPRIHFPLVTYSPIISSEKAYHEQLSVLEITNACFDYSNQMVKCDPRRGKYMACCLLYRGDVVPKDVNAAIAAIKTRRSIQFVDWCPTGFKVGINYQPPTVVQGEHLAKVERAVCMLSNTTAIAEAWARLDHKFDLMYAKRAFVHWYVGEGMEEGEFSEAREDMAALEKDYEEVGRESSYSDDDEDEY